One window of Polyangiaceae bacterium genomic DNA carries:
- a CDS encoding sigma 54-interacting transcriptional regulator translates to MSGGEVTATLSIARSSDGRDLYRPLPGLVLLFTEGRRVDLVPSSGPAPRAVEEPVRIGREASTDFCLPDQHVSRLHAIVEPAGGGLLVRDQGSHNGTGALLARPETGTLHSATTLHYVSIRTELLVPFDSILRMGNTLLYVTDDVQAFQQPGHGLTLLGGPWLRRLVDPLSGALAASEAALLEGETGTGKERMAHELHVLSQRQGPFVAVNCAALPAELIESELFGHVRGAFSGSKDSRQGLFRSADGGTLLLDEIGDLPLAAQSKLLRVLEEHAVRPVGQDRAEPVDVRVLAATNRDLQRMCTDGSFREDLYHRLATLRLRLPPLRERRYDIPALACHFLDGLQPDAAIRLTAGAVEGLLARSWPGNARELRNTVRASGLAARAAGRSEVRPEDLLDLDAPPSRPAWSAHSEPPLVPPQSGVHLKPSRVDVESLQKERLVTALELCGGNVAEAARRLNMRRARLYELFNRFGINPETFRPEK, encoded by the coding sequence ATGAGCGGCGGAGAAGTCACAGCCACCCTGAGCATCGCGCGGTCGAGTGACGGGCGCGATTTGTACAGGCCACTTCCTGGCTTGGTGCTCCTGTTCACTGAAGGGCGCCGCGTCGATCTCGTGCCGTCCAGCGGGCCGGCGCCCCGCGCAGTCGAAGAGCCGGTGCGCATCGGACGCGAGGCCTCGACGGACTTTTGCCTCCCCGACCAGCACGTCTCCCGACTACACGCGATCGTCGAGCCCGCTGGCGGCGGGCTCCTGGTGCGCGACCAGGGAAGTCACAACGGTACCGGCGCCTTGTTAGCACGCCCCGAGACCGGCACGCTTCACTCTGCCACCACGCTTCACTACGTGAGTATCCGCACGGAATTACTTGTCCCCTTCGACAGCATTCTGCGCATGGGCAACACGTTGCTCTACGTGACCGACGACGTTCAGGCCTTCCAGCAGCCGGGGCACGGGCTCACCCTGCTAGGGGGTCCGTGGCTCCGGCGCCTGGTCGATCCCCTGAGCGGCGCGCTCGCAGCCTCCGAAGCCGCGCTCTTGGAGGGTGAGACCGGCACCGGCAAGGAGCGCATGGCTCACGAGCTTCATGTTCTGAGTCAACGTCAGGGGCCGTTCGTGGCGGTCAACTGCGCCGCGTTGCCCGCCGAGCTGATCGAATCGGAGCTATTCGGCCACGTCAGGGGCGCGTTCTCTGGCAGCAAAGACAGCCGCCAAGGCTTGTTCCGGAGCGCCGATGGCGGAACGTTGCTCCTGGACGAGATTGGCGACCTGCCGCTCGCCGCCCAGAGCAAGCTGCTCCGTGTGCTCGAAGAGCACGCAGTGCGCCCGGTGGGACAAGACCGCGCCGAACCAGTCGACGTGCGGGTGCTTGCGGCCACGAACCGCGACCTGCAGCGCATGTGCACCGACGGTTCGTTCCGTGAGGATCTATACCATCGCCTCGCAACGCTGCGGCTGCGCTTGCCGCCGCTCCGCGAGCGGCGCTACGATATCCCGGCGCTCGCCTGCCACTTCCTCGACGGCCTGCAACCGGATGCTGCGATTCGCCTCACCGCGGGCGCAGTGGAGGGCCTGCTAGCGCGATCCTGGCCAGGCAACGCCCGCGAGCTACGCAACACCGTTCGCGCGTCGGGTCTTGCAGCGCGAGCCGCAGGCCGCAGCGAGGTGCGCCCAGAGGATCTGCTGGACCTCGACGCTCCTCCGTCCCGACCTGCTTGGAGCGCTCATAGCGAGCCACCCCTCGTTCCGCCCCAGAGCGGAGTTCACTTGAAGCCTTCGCGCGTCGACGTCGAGTCGCTTCAGAAGGAGCGCCTGGTCACGGCGCTCGAGTTGTGCGGTGGAAACGTCGCAGAAGCGGCCCGCCGCTTGAACATGCGGCGGGCCCGGCTCTACGAGCTCTTCAATCGCTTCGGCATCAACCCGGAAACATTCCGTCCGGAAAAGTAG